A part of Rhinoderma darwinii isolate aRhiDar2 chromosome 1, aRhiDar2.hap1, whole genome shotgun sequence genomic DNA contains:
- the LOC142728379 gene encoding sperm acrosome membrane-associated protein 6-like: MRFITFYYLRLQIVILLCGAEVVTSCLNCFTTPADRASICHYPVSLKKMEAVDCLQRLHRGFEPLTDTVIAFSQIQKIRSYLKGFEKEVSKISELYFPPSWVEQFEIKIAEFVNGVKDRAASHTAAECKPPCGLQKEARVFKCSRCAEEDCQLPVTCPIEEMHVIELEKTIIHCGASFPLPDYATVVWKYAKNMKATDLGFFKDIYSGEDLFVMIDPTRASHTGTYACEVTDEDDDIILRKFYYLDVTPTDTREASEVERYFHHALESTKIPAEEEEEIIKHIPSTLEKIQTFFQSYILYAIYAGVCCLIVTLLVGALWHYALSVD; encoded by the exons ATGCGATTCATAACTTTTTACTATCTGCGGCTGCAGATAGTAATTCTTCTATGTGGAGCGGAGGTAGTGACATCTTGCCTCAACTGCTTCACTACTCCAGCAGACAGAGCCAGTATCTGCCACTATCCTGTCTCGCTGAAGAAGATGGAGGCCGTAGACTGTCTCCAGAGGCTTCACAGGGGTTTTGAGCCCCTGACTGACACCGTGATAG CCTTTTCCCAGATACAAAAGATCAGATCGTATCTGAAGGGCTTCGAAAAAGAAGTCAGCAAAATCAGCGAATTAT ACTTTCCGCCATCTTGGGTGGAACAATTTGAAATTAAAATTGCTGAATTTGTTAATGGCGTAAAAGACCGTGCCGCAA GTCATACAGCGGCAGAATGCAAACCTCCATGTG GCCTTCAGAAAGAGGCCCGAGTTTTTAAATGCAGCCGATGTGCCGAGGAGGATTGCCAACTCCCCGTGACCTGTCCCA TTGAGGAAATGCATGTGATAGAGCTGGAAAAGACCATCATCCACTGCGGGGCGTCCTTTCCCCTTCCGGACTATGCAACAGTCGTCTGGAAGTACGCCAAAAAC ATGAAGGCGACTGATTTAGGTTTTTTCAAAGACATCTATAGTGGGGAAGACCTATTTGTGATGATTGATCCTACACGAGCCAGCCACACAGGGACTTATGCCTGCGAGGTCACGGATGAGGATGATGACATCATACTCCGCAAATTCTACTATCTAGATG TGACACCGACTGATACAAGGGAAGCCTCCGAAGTAGAGCGATACTTCCATCATGCTCTGGAATCAACAAAAATACcagctgaggaggaggaggaaattaTTAAACATATTCCCTCCACCCTGGAGAAAATCCAAACATTCTTCCAGAGCTACATCCTCTATGCCATCTATGCCGGAGTCTGCTGCCTGATAGTGACATTATTGGTTGGAGCCCTGTGGCATTATGCCCTCAGtgtggactaa